The following proteins come from a genomic window of Corynebacterium hansenii:
- a CDS encoding HPr family phosphocarrier protein yields the protein MASKTVTVGSTVGLHARPATLIADAAAEYDEEILIELVDADEDDEPADAASSLMIMALGAEHGDQVTVTSDDAEAVEKIAGLIEQNLDDE from the coding sequence ATGGCCTCCAAGACCGTGACCGTCGGTTCGACCGTCGGCCTGCATGCCCGCCCCGCGACGCTGATCGCCGATGCCGCCGCCGAGTACGACGAGGAGATCCTCATCGAGCTCGTGGACGCCGACGAGGACGACGAGCCCGCCGACGCCGCCAGCTCCCTCATGATCATGGCCCTGGGCGCCGAGCACGGCGACCAGGTCACCGTCACCTCCGACGATGCCGAAGCGGTCGAGAAGATCGCCGGCCTCATCGAGCAGAACCTGGACGACGAGTAG
- a CDS encoding 1-phosphofructokinase family hexose kinase, with protein MILTLTANPSIDRTTTIKGPLERGGVYRLAMQSDVPGGKGVNVSAAVANAGHETLALYPAAKNGRFSRLLAQTTIPHEAIDLPDEARVNLTIVEDDGTTTKLNTPGAHLEEEDIERVLGRLVHHAPQASWVVLAGSLPPGVPVDFWGTCVRRVREANPDAGIAVDTSDAPLLSLGESFPSTAPEVMKPNGLELGQLAGLDGHELEERAAAGDLAPVVAAARRLNAAGVGEVLVTLGAAGAALVLDDGPALAASPPPIVPLSTVGAGDSSLAGYLLAREDGLDPAGALARAVAYGSAATSLPGTTIPRPDQTNPDAVVVREI; from the coding sequence ATGATTCTCACTCTCACCGCAAACCCGTCCATCGACCGAACCACGACCATCAAGGGCCCCCTCGAGCGGGGCGGCGTCTACCGTCTGGCCATGCAATCCGACGTCCCCGGAGGAAAGGGCGTCAACGTCTCGGCGGCCGTCGCCAATGCCGGCCACGAGACGCTGGCCCTCTACCCGGCGGCGAAGAACGGCCGCTTTTCCCGGCTGCTCGCGCAGACGACGATCCCGCACGAGGCGATCGACCTGCCCGACGAAGCCCGCGTCAATCTCACCATCGTCGAAGACGACGGCACGACCACGAAGCTCAACACCCCGGGGGCGCACCTGGAGGAAGAGGACATCGAACGCGTCCTCGGCCGACTCGTCCACCACGCGCCGCAGGCCTCCTGGGTCGTCCTCGCCGGTTCCCTGCCGCCGGGCGTGCCCGTCGACTTCTGGGGCACGTGCGTCCGCCGCGTCCGCGAGGCCAACCCGGATGCCGGCATCGCCGTGGACACCTCGGACGCGCCGCTGCTGTCGCTCGGCGAGTCCTTCCCCTCCACCGCGCCGGAGGTCATGAAGCCCAACGGCCTCGAACTCGGCCAGCTCGCCGGCCTGGACGGCCATGAGCTGGAAGAGCGCGCCGCCGCGGGCGACCTTGCGCCGGTCGTCGCCGCCGCCCGCCGGCTCAACGCGGCCGGCGTCGGCGAGGTGCTGGTGACGCTCGGCGCCGCCGGCGCGGCCCTCGTGCTCGACGACGGCCCCGCGCTCGCGGCCTCCCCTCCGCCCATCGTGCCGCTGTCCACGGTCGGCGCCGGGGACAGCTCCCTGGCGGGATACCTGCTCGCCCGCGAAGACGGGCTCGACCCCGCCGGCGCCCTGGCCCGCGCGGTCGCCTACGGCTCGGCCGCCACGTCGCTGCCCGGCACCACGATCCCGCGGCCGGACCAGACGAACCCGGACGCCGTCGTCGTCCGGGAAATCTAG
- a CDS encoding uracil-xanthine permease family protein — MFGWDVHGDGRTIAPGAVVAPEERLDWPRTIGIGMQHVIAMFGATLLVPLLTGFPVNTTLLFSGVGTILFLLITRNRLPSYLGSSFAFIAPLTATQAQGIGAQAGVVVTAGAVLMVVGFIVKKAGRRALDAVMPPAVTGAIVALIGFNLAPVAAKNFATQPLVAAVTTATILVATVAGRGMVARLGVLIGVVVGWAFATATGNLSPEATASVGEAAWFGLPDFHAPEFHLNAMLIGLPVIVVLIAENVGHVKAVSAMTRRDLDDLAGDALIADGLATTLAGSAGGSGTTTYAENIGVMAATRVYSTAAYWVAAATAIALAFIPKFGALILTIPEGVLGGATLVLYGLIGMLGIRIWMDNGVDFNNPVNLVAAATAMIAGIGNLTLSIGSLQLEGIAWGSVGIIAGYPVLRWLYRRVGEGQFTDVRE, encoded by the coding sequence CTGTTCGGCTGGGACGTGCACGGCGACGGCCGCACCATCGCGCCCGGCGCCGTCGTCGCACCGGAGGAGCGCCTGGACTGGCCGCGCACCATCGGCATCGGCATGCAGCACGTCATCGCCATGTTCGGCGCGACGCTGCTCGTGCCGCTGCTGACCGGCTTCCCGGTCAACACCACGCTGCTGTTCTCGGGCGTGGGCACGATCCTGTTCCTCCTCATCACCCGCAACCGGCTGCCCAGCTACCTCGGCTCGTCCTTCGCGTTCATCGCGCCGCTGACCGCCACGCAGGCGCAGGGCATCGGGGCGCAGGCGGGCGTCGTCGTCACCGCCGGCGCGGTGCTCATGGTCGTCGGCTTCATCGTGAAGAAGGCCGGCCGCCGCGCCCTCGACGCCGTCATGCCGCCCGCCGTCACCGGCGCGATCGTCGCGCTCATCGGCTTCAACCTGGCGCCCGTCGCCGCGAAGAACTTCGCCACGCAGCCGCTGGTCGCCGCGGTGACCACGGCGACGATCCTCGTGGCCACCGTCGCCGGCCGCGGCATGGTCGCCCGGCTGGGCGTGCTCATCGGCGTCGTCGTCGGCTGGGCATTCGCCACCGCCACCGGCAACCTGTCGCCGGAGGCCACCGCGTCGGTGGGCGAGGCCGCCTGGTTCGGGCTCCCGGACTTCCACGCGCCGGAGTTCCACCTCAACGCCATGCTCATCGGCCTGCCCGTGATCGTGGTGCTCATCGCCGAAAACGTCGGCCACGTCAAGGCCGTGTCCGCCATGACGCGCCGCGACCTCGACGACCTCGCCGGCGATGCGCTCATCGCCGACGGCCTGGCCACGACGCTGGCCGGTTCCGCCGGCGGCTCCGGCACCACCACGTACGCCGAGAACATCGGCGTCATGGCCGCCACCCGCGTGTACTCGACCGCCGCCTACTGGGTCGCCGCGGCCACGGCCATCGCCCTGGCGTTCATCCCGAAGTTCGGCGCGCTGATCCTCACCATCCCCGAGGGCGTCCTCGGCGGTGCGACGCTGGTGCTCTACGGCCTCATCGGCATGCTGGGCATCCGCATCTGGATGGACAACGGCGTCGACTTCAACAACCCCGTCAACCTCGTCGCCGCGGCCACCGCGATGATCGCGGGCATCGGCAACCTCACCCTGTCCATCGGCTCCCTTCAGCTGGAGGGCATCGCCTGGGGTTCCGTCGGCATCATCGCCGGCTACCCGGTGCTCCGGTGGCTCTACCGCCGCGTCGGCGAAGGACAGTTCACCGACGTCAGGGAGTAG
- a CDS encoding PTS fructose transporter subunit IIABC, which produces MSSQVILPELVELDIAPGGTPESVIRHLASLVSTSGRAADADELAADALAREAKSGTGVPGGVAIPHCRSESVTEPTLAFARLTNPVDFSGPDGPADLVFLIAAPAGGGKAHLKILSKLARGLVKKDFRAALRGAATPEEIVDVVDAHLAGTARKSATETTAASERSAPVPATPSTPVTRIVAVTACPTGIAHTYMAADSLTQVADERDDVEVVVETQGSSAVKALPAETIAAADAVIFATDVGVKERGRFAGKPVIESGVKRAINEPAAMIDEAVAAASDPNAKRVAGTAVSEDAASSSSEGGSGLGWGKRIQQAVMTGVSYMVPFVAAGGLLLALGFLFGGYEVAGVAERVSQDYTLWNLPGNDITMADGTVTTVERSGFLLYLGAVLFATGNFGMGVIVAILSAFIAYGLAGRPGIAPGFIGGAISVAIGAGFLGGLVTGIIAGLIALWLTSLSVPRWLASLMPVVIVPLVASVGVGLLMFLFLGRPLTSLMNSLAAWLGGMSGSSAILLGIIVGLMMCADMGGPINKAAYLFATAGLSTGDEASMQIMAAVMGAGMVPPLAMALSSALRPKLYTQAERENGKAGWLLGASFISEGAIPFAAADPLRVIPAIMAGGAVTGAMSMAFGAASRAPHGGVFVFFAIDNVLGWFAAIIAGAIVGAVLVSALKQLWPRKVDTAPAVSGDAPAAVAATA; this is translated from the coding sequence ATGTCATCCCAGGTCATCCTCCCGGAGCTCGTCGAACTCGACATCGCCCCGGGCGGTACCCCGGAGTCCGTCATCCGGCATCTGGCGTCGCTGGTCAGCACCTCCGGCCGCGCCGCGGACGCCGATGAGCTCGCCGCCGACGCCCTGGCCCGCGAAGCCAAGTCCGGCACCGGCGTGCCCGGCGGCGTGGCCATCCCCCACTGCCGCTCGGAGTCCGTCACCGAGCCGACCCTGGCCTTCGCCCGCTTGACCAACCCGGTCGATTTCTCGGGCCCCGACGGCCCCGCCGATCTGGTGTTCCTCATCGCCGCCCCCGCCGGCGGCGGCAAGGCGCACCTGAAGATCCTCTCCAAGCTCGCGCGCGGCCTGGTCAAGAAGGATTTCCGCGCCGCCCTGCGCGGCGCCGCGACCCCGGAGGAGATCGTCGACGTCGTCGACGCGCACCTCGCCGGAACCGCCCGCAAGTCCGCGACCGAGACCACCGCGGCGTCGGAACGCTCCGCCCCGGTACCCGCCACCCCGTCGACGCCGGTCACCCGCATCGTCGCCGTCACCGCCTGCCCGACCGGCATCGCCCACACTTACATGGCCGCCGACTCGCTGACGCAGGTGGCCGACGAACGCGACGACGTCGAGGTCGTCGTGGAGACCCAGGGCTCCTCGGCGGTGAAGGCCCTGCCGGCCGAAACGATCGCCGCCGCCGACGCGGTCATCTTCGCCACCGACGTCGGGGTGAAGGAACGCGGCCGCTTCGCGGGCAAGCCCGTCATCGAGTCCGGCGTCAAGCGCGCCATCAACGAGCCCGCCGCCATGATCGACGAGGCCGTCGCGGCCGCCTCCGACCCCAACGCCAAGCGCGTCGCGGGCACGGCGGTCTCCGAGGACGCCGCGTCGTCGTCAAGCGAAGGCGGTTCCGGCCTGGGCTGGGGCAAGCGCATCCAGCAGGCGGTCATGACGGGCGTCAGCTACATGGTGCCGTTCGTCGCCGCGGGCGGTCTGCTGCTCGCCCTGGGCTTCCTGTTCGGCGGCTACGAGGTCGCCGGCGTCGCCGAGCGCGTGTCGCAGGACTACACGCTGTGGAACCTGCCGGGCAACGACATCACGATGGCCGACGGCACCGTCACCACCGTCGAACGCTCCGGTTTCCTGCTCTACCTCGGTGCGGTCCTGTTCGCGACGGGCAACTTCGGCATGGGCGTGATCGTGGCCATCCTGTCCGCGTTCATCGCCTACGGCCTCGCCGGCCGCCCCGGCATCGCGCCGGGCTTCATCGGCGGCGCGATCTCCGTCGCCATCGGCGCGGGCTTCCTCGGCGGCCTGGTCACCGGCATCATCGCCGGCCTCATCGCCCTGTGGCTGACGTCGCTGTCCGTGCCGCGCTGGCTGGCGTCGCTGATGCCGGTGGTCATCGTGCCTCTGGTCGCCTCCGTCGGCGTCGGCCTGCTGATGTTCCTGTTCCTCGGCCGCCCGCTGACGTCGCTGATGAACTCCCTGGCCGCATGGCTGGGCGGCATGTCCGGCAGCTCCGCGATCCTGCTGGGCATCATCGTCGGCCTGATGATGTGCGCCGACATGGGCGGGCCGATCAACAAGGCCGCGTACCTCTTCGCCACCGCCGGCCTGTCCACGGGTGACGAGGCCTCCATGCAGATCATGGCTGCGGTCATGGGCGCCGGCATGGTGCCGCCGCTGGCGATGGCCCTGTCCTCCGCCCTGCGCCCGAAGCTGTACACCCAGGCGGAGCGCGAGAACGGCAAGGCCGGTTGGCTGCTCGGCGCCTCGTTCATCTCCGAGGGCGCGATCCCCTTCGCCGCGGCCGATCCGCTGCGCGTCATCCCGGCGATCATGGCCGGCGGCGCGGTCACCGGCGCGATGTCCATGGCCTTCGGCGCGGCGTCGCGCGCCCCGCACGGCGGCGTGTTCGTGTTCTTCGCCATCGACAACGTCCTCGGCTGGTTCGCGGCGATCATCGCCGGTGCGATCGTCGGCGCGGTGCTGGTCAGCGCGCTGAAGCAGCTGTGGCCCCGGAAGGTCGACACGGCCCCCGCGGTTTCGGGCGATGCCCCGGCCGCAGTCGCCGCGACCGCGTAA
- the hflX gene encoding GTPase HflX, with amino-acid sequence MNDIYPDESPGEDLAGDATVGKPDGGAPDNPAAQPTVGDLDLEARSSLRRLTRAATHTTDAEDITEVEYRQLRLERVILLGVWTQGTLAEAEAAMDELAALAETAGSEVLESVLQRRDKPDPGTYIGSGKVAELRDIVKATGADTVIADGELSPGQLVALEDKLDAKVIDRTMLILDIFAQHAKSKEGKAQVSLAQMQYLITRLRGWGHSLSRQAGGRAGSNGGVGLRGPGETKIETDRRRLRQDMARIRRELEGMKTSRQVKRARRKAGHLPRIAIAGYTNAGKSSLLNALTGAGVLVEDALFATLDPTTRRAELRDGRTVIVTDTVGFVRHLPTQLVEAFRSTLEEILEADLILHVVDGSDPFPLEQIRTVNTVIEDIAAEQKADVPPELLVVNKIDLAEPATLAELRHALDDVVFTSAATGEGIAELETRIELALNAMDAHVSVLVPFDRGDVVSRLHEQATVLDEQYGADGTVLDVRLPQSMARELGEFIVDPDLPEPGA; translated from the coding sequence ATGAATGACATTTACCCCGACGAGTCGCCCGGCGAGGACCTCGCCGGGGACGCGACCGTCGGCAAGCCCGACGGGGGCGCGCCCGACAACCCGGCCGCGCAGCCGACCGTCGGCGATCTCGACCTGGAGGCCCGTTCCTCCCTGCGCCGCCTGACCCGCGCGGCCACGCACACCACCGACGCCGAGGACATCACCGAGGTCGAGTACCGCCAGCTGCGCCTCGAACGCGTGATCCTGCTCGGCGTGTGGACCCAGGGCACCCTCGCCGAAGCCGAAGCGGCGATGGACGAGCTCGCCGCGCTGGCCGAAACCGCCGGCTCCGAGGTCCTCGAATCGGTCCTCCAGCGGCGCGACAAGCCCGACCCCGGCACCTACATCGGATCGGGCAAGGTCGCCGAACTGCGGGACATCGTCAAGGCCACCGGCGCCGACACCGTCATCGCCGACGGCGAGCTCTCGCCCGGCCAGCTCGTCGCGCTGGAGGACAAGCTCGACGCCAAGGTCATCGACCGCACCATGCTCATCCTGGACATCTTCGCCCAGCACGCGAAGTCCAAGGAGGGCAAGGCGCAGGTGTCGCTCGCCCAGATGCAGTACCTGATCACCCGGCTGCGCGGCTGGGGTCACTCGCTGTCCCGCCAGGCCGGCGGCCGCGCCGGCTCCAACGGCGGCGTCGGCCTGCGCGGTCCCGGCGAAACGAAGATCGAGACCGACCGCCGGCGCCTGCGCCAGGACATGGCCCGCATCCGCCGCGAACTCGAGGGAATGAAGACCTCCCGCCAGGTCAAGCGCGCCCGCCGCAAGGCCGGCCACCTGCCGCGGATCGCCATCGCCGGCTACACCAACGCCGGCAAGTCCTCGCTGCTCAACGCGCTGACCGGCGCGGGCGTCCTCGTGGAGGACGCGCTCTTCGCCACCCTGGACCCGACGACCCGCCGCGCGGAGCTCCGCGACGGCCGCACGGTCATCGTCACCGACACCGTCGGCTTCGTCCGCCACCTGCCCACGCAGCTGGTCGAGGCGTTCCGCTCGACGCTGGAGGAGATCCTGGAGGCGGACCTGATCCTCCACGTCGTCGACGGCTCCGACCCGTTCCCGCTGGAGCAGATCCGCACCGTCAACACGGTCATCGAGGACATCGCCGCAGAGCAGAAGGCCGACGTGCCGCCGGAGCTGCTGGTGGTCAACAAAATCGACCTGGCCGAGCCCGCGACGCTCGCCGAACTGCGCCACGCGCTCGACGACGTCGTGTTCACCTCCGCCGCCACCGGCGAGGGCATCGCCGAGCTGGAGACGCGCATCGAGCTGGCGCTCAACGCCATGGACGCCCACGTCTCGGTCCTCGTGCCCTTCGACCGCGGCGACGTCGTGTCGCGCCTGCACGAGCAGGCCACCGTCCTCGACGAGCAGTACGGCGCCGACGGCACGGTCCTGGACGTCCGGCTGCCGCAGTCGATGGCACGGGAACTCGGGGAGTTCATCGTCGATCCCGACTTGCCGGAGCCGGGCGCGTAA
- the nrdR gene encoding transcriptional regulator NrdR translates to MHCQFCHHDQTKVIDSRLIDDGMTIRRRRECLACGKRFSTLERSQLIVVKRDGVVEDFSRDKVIRGVRRACQGRDLPEASLKLLAQQVEETLRSKGTPRVNSNDIGLAILEPLRDLDEVGYLRFASVYKSFTSAQDFENEILALRNREK, encoded by the coding sequence GTGCATTGCCAGTTTTGCCACCATGACCAGACGAAGGTCATCGATTCGCGTCTCATCGACGACGGTATGACCATCCGCCGCCGGCGGGAGTGCCTGGCGTGCGGGAAACGTTTCAGCACCCTCGAACGGTCGCAGCTCATCGTCGTCAAGCGGGACGGCGTCGTGGAGGATTTCAGCCGCGACAAGGTGATCCGCGGCGTGCGACGCGCGTGCCAGGGCCGAGATCTGCCCGAGGCGTCGCTGAAGCTGCTGGCGCAGCAGGTGGAGGAGACCCTTCGTTCCAAGGGCACTCCGCGCGTCAACTCCAACGACATCGGGCTGGCGATCCTCGAACCGCTGCGCGACCTCGACGAAGTCGGCTACCTGCGCTTCGCGTCGGTGTACAAGTCCTTCACCTCCGCGCAGGACTTCGAAAACGAGATCCTGGCGCTGCGCAACCGCGAAAAGTAA
- the lexA gene encoding transcriptional repressor LexA, with protein MADKKQPSKQALTDRQRRILEVIQDAVSLRGYPPSIREIGDAVGLNSTSSVAYQLKELEKKGALRRDPHKPRAVDVRDLKQKLDTHAGKPGPKPKTATVPDVPEGAAAPTYVPIVGQIAAGNPILAEQSIDEHMALPAELVESGELYMLRVVGESMVDAGIFDGDWVVVKSQHTAENGDYVAAMIDGGADSEATVKEWHEDRSGKWLLPHNEAFEPIPVDAGVTILGRVVSVLRRL; from the coding sequence ATGGCCGACAAGAAGCAGCCGAGCAAGCAAGCGTTGACCGATCGCCAGCGGCGGATCCTCGAGGTCATCCAGGACGCGGTGTCGTTGCGCGGGTACCCGCCGAGCATCCGGGAGATCGGCGACGCCGTCGGGCTCAACTCGACATCTTCCGTGGCGTACCAGCTCAAGGAACTGGAGAAGAAGGGCGCGCTGCGCCGTGACCCCCACAAGCCCCGCGCCGTGGACGTGCGCGATCTGAAGCAGAAGCTCGACACCCACGCGGGCAAGCCCGGTCCGAAGCCGAAGACGGCCACCGTCCCCGACGTTCCGGAAGGCGCCGCCGCCCCCACCTACGTCCCCATCGTCGGCCAGATCGCGGCCGGCAACCCGATCCTCGCGGAGCAGAGCATCGACGAGCACATGGCGCTGCCCGCCGAGCTCGTCGAGTCCGGCGAGCTGTACATGCTCCGCGTCGTCGGCGAATCGATGGTCGACGCGGGCATCTTCGACGGCGACTGGGTCGTGGTGAAGTCGCAGCACACCGCCGAGAACGGCGATTACGTCGCCGCGATGATCGACGGCGGGGCCGACAGCGAGGCCACCGTCAAGGAATGGCACGAAGACCGCTCGGGCAAGTGGCTGCTCCCCCACAACGAGGCCTTCGAGCCAATTCCGGTCGACGCGGGCGTGACCATCCTCGGCCGCGTCGTCAGCGTCCTGCGACGGCTTTAA
- a CDS encoding DeoR/GlpR family DNA-binding transcription regulator yields the protein MYAEERRRKIASLTAVEGRVTVSDLAHHFDVTAETIRRDLAQLDAEGAVHRVHGGAVAAKSFQTVEVSVDARKKAQKDAKRSIARAAVDFLPSSGGGVFLDAGTTTEALAELMAAFPEERHWSVVTNSLPSALTLAGAPYIELQLLGGQVRAITQAVVGDAALRSLALMRADVAFIGSNALTIDHGLSTADPQEAAVKRAMITNARKVVVMCDSTKLGRDFLVSFAALDDIDVVITDPSAPQAFIDELQDHDIKVIVAR from the coding sequence GTGTACGCAGAAGAACGCCGACGAAAGATAGCTTCGCTGACGGCCGTCGAGGGAAGGGTGACGGTGTCCGACCTCGCCCACCATTTCGACGTCACGGCCGAGACGATCCGCCGCGACCTCGCGCAGCTGGACGCCGAAGGGGCGGTGCACCGCGTCCACGGTGGCGCGGTCGCCGCCAAGTCGTTCCAGACGGTGGAGGTCAGCGTCGACGCGCGCAAGAAGGCCCAGAAGGACGCCAAGCGTTCCATCGCCCGCGCGGCGGTTGATTTCCTGCCGTCCTCCGGCGGCGGCGTGTTCCTCGACGCCGGCACCACGACCGAGGCGCTGGCCGAACTCATGGCGGCGTTCCCCGAGGAGCGGCACTGGTCCGTGGTCACCAACTCCCTCCCCAGCGCCCTGACGCTGGCGGGTGCCCCGTACATCGAGCTCCAGCTGCTCGGGGGCCAGGTCCGGGCCATCACGCAGGCCGTCGTCGGCGACGCCGCCCTGCGGTCGCTGGCGCTGATGCGCGCGGACGTCGCGTTCATCGGCTCCAACGCCCTGACCATCGACCACGGCCTCTCCACCGCGGACCCGCAGGAGGCCGCCGTCAAACGAGCCATGATCACCAACGCCCGCAAGGTGGTGGTCATGTGCGATTCCACGAAGCTCGGCCGCGATTTCCTGGTCAGCTTCGCAGCCCTCGACGACATCGACGTCGTCATCACGGACCCATCGGCCCCGCAGGCGTTCATCGACGAACTGCAGGACCACGACATCAAGGTGATCGTCGCCCGATGA
- the ptsP gene encoding phosphoenolpyruvate--protein phosphotransferase, whose translation MSPSASLKATAVVPGVGYAPAVWVCPRPELPHEGEPIAGGDVDAEVERFRAAATAVSERLAARAGRAEGNAAEVLLATSKLTLDRGWHRAAVKNIKSGISAESATVAAIEKFVEMFKAAGGVMAERTTDLEDIRDRVIAELRGENEPGLPAVTVPSVLLADDLSPADTATLDPALFVAMVTELGGPTSHTAIIARQLGVPCAVAAGAGLRAIEEGSMTLVDGAKGLITVDPDPEVADAAVAEAARMAEKIAAWSGPGRTADGVSVQLLANVGDGNAARIAAEGDAEGIGLFRTELCFLSAATEPTVENQADIYASVLKAFPDSKIVLRTLDAGSDKPLAFANLDHEDNPALGVRGLRISRSSSGLMERQLDAIALAGEKAGRGEGAPTWVMAPMVATLEEAEWFAGLCRERGLTPGAMIEIPAAALMSHDLMKVLDFVSIGTNDLTQYAMAADRLSPHLAYLTDPWQPAVLRLIDMTCKSGRDTGTPVGVCGEAAADPLLACVLVGLGVNSLSAAATALPGVGAQLAEVTAQQCADAARVALDASDADGARAAVRELFGLE comes from the coding sequence ATGTCCCCGTCCGCATCCTTGAAGGCCACCGCAGTAGTTCCGGGGGTGGGTTACGCGCCCGCCGTGTGGGTGTGCCCGCGCCCCGAACTGCCCCACGAGGGGGAACCGATCGCCGGCGGGGACGTCGACGCCGAGGTCGAAAGGTTCCGGGCCGCCGCGACCGCCGTCTCGGAGCGCCTCGCCGCCCGGGCCGGACGAGCCGAGGGCAATGCCGCGGAAGTTCTGCTGGCCACCTCGAAGCTCACCCTGGACCGCGGGTGGCACCGGGCGGCGGTGAAGAACATCAAGTCCGGCATCAGCGCGGAGTCGGCGACGGTGGCGGCGATCGAGAAGTTCGTCGAGATGTTCAAGGCCGCCGGCGGCGTCATGGCCGAGCGCACCACGGACCTGGAGGACATCCGCGACCGAGTCATCGCGGAGCTTCGCGGCGAGAACGAGCCCGGGCTGCCCGCGGTGACCGTTCCCTCCGTGCTGCTCGCCGATGACCTGTCGCCCGCCGACACGGCCACCCTGGATCCGGCGCTGTTCGTCGCGATGGTGACGGAGTTGGGCGGCCCGACCTCCCATACCGCGATCATCGCCCGCCAGCTCGGCGTGCCGTGCGCCGTCGCGGCGGGAGCGGGACTGCGCGCCATCGAGGAAGGCTCCATGACGCTCGTGGACGGCGCGAAGGGACTGATCACCGTCGATCCGGACCCGGAGGTCGCGGACGCCGCGGTGGCCGAGGCCGCGCGGATGGCGGAGAAGATCGCGGCATGGTCCGGTCCCGGGCGCACCGCAGACGGCGTGAGCGTGCAGCTGCTGGCCAACGTCGGAGACGGAAACGCCGCACGCATCGCGGCCGAGGGCGATGCGGAGGGCATCGGCCTGTTCCGCACGGAACTGTGCTTCCTGTCCGCCGCGACGGAGCCGACGGTGGAGAACCAGGCCGACATCTACGCCTCGGTGCTCAAGGCGTTCCCGGATTCGAAGATCGTGCTCCGAACGCTGGACGCCGGCTCGGACAAGCCGTTGGCGTTCGCGAACCTCGATCACGAGGACAACCCTGCTCTGGGCGTGCGCGGTCTGCGCATCTCGCGCTCGAGCTCCGGCCTGATGGAGCGCCAGCTCGACGCCATCGCGTTGGCGGGGGAGAAGGCCGGCCGCGGCGAGGGGGCGCCGACGTGGGTGATGGCGCCGATGGTGGCGACGCTGGAGGAGGCCGAGTGGTTCGCGGGCCTGTGCCGCGAGCGCGGCCTCACCCCGGGCGCGATGATCGAGATCCCGGCCGCCGCGCTGATGAGCCACGACCTGATGAAGGTGCTGGACTTCGTGTCCATCGGCACCAACGACCTGACGCAGTACGCGATGGCCGCCGACCGTCTTTCGCCGCACCTGGCATACCTGACGGATCCGTGGCAGCCGGCTGTGCTGCGGCTGATCGACATGACGTGCAAGTCGGGCCGGGACACGGGCACTCCCGTGGGCGTTTGCGGCGAGGCGGCCGCGGATCCGTTGCTGGCCTGCGTGCTCGTGGGCCTCGGCGTGAACTCGCTGTCCGCCGCGGCCACGGCCCTGCCGGGCGTGGGCGCGCAGTTGGCTGAGGTCACCGCCCAACAGTGCGCCGATGCCGCCCGCGTCGCGCTGGATGCGTCGGACGCCGACGGTGCCCGCGCCGCCGTGCGCGAGCTTTTCGGCTTGGAGTAG